A stretch of the Xiphias gladius isolate SHS-SW01 ecotype Sanya breed wild chromosome 21, ASM1685928v1, whole genome shotgun sequence genome encodes the following:
- the mrto4 gene encoding mRNA turnover protein 4 homolog isoform X1 has product MPKSKRDKKISLTKTAKKGLELKQKLIEELRKCVETYRNLFIFSVANMRNNKLKDIRTAWKHSRFFFGKNKVMMIALGKGQTDEYKDNLHKVTKYLRGEVGVLFTNKTKEEVQEYFNHFKETDYARAGNQAQMDITLDEGPLEQFPHSMEPQLRQLGLPTALKKGVVTLLKDHEVCKEGDLLSPEQARILKLFGIEMAEFKVQIKCMWNSETSDFENFAGEEEPMHENEDDDDEDDAE; this is encoded by the exons ATGCCGAAGTCAAAGAGGGAcaagaaaa TTTCTTTAACGAAGACAGCCAAGAAAGGACTGGagttaaaacagaaattaatcGAAGAG ttACGGAAATGTGTGGAGACGTACAGAAACTTGTTCATATTCTCTGTGGCCAATATGAGGAACAACAAGCTGAAAGACATCAGGACAGCATGGAAACACAGCAG ATTCTTCTTCGGCAAAAATAAAGTCATGATGATTGCCTTGGGTAAAGGGCAAACAGACGAATACAAAGATAATTTGCACAAG GTCACCAAGTATCTACGAGGAGAAGTGGGTGTACtattcacaaataaaacaaaggaggaggtACAAGA GTATTTCAACCATTTCAAAGAGACGGACTATGCACGGGCCGGCAACCAGGCACAGATGGACATCACTCTGGATGAGGGACCCCTGGAACAGTTTCCTCACTCAATGGAGCCCCAGTTGAGGCAATTGGGACTCCCCACTGCTCTCAAGAAAG GAGTGGTAACACTACTGAAGGACCATGAAGTGTGTAAGGAAGGAGATTTGCTGTCTCCTGAGCAAGCTCGTATCCTG AAACTCTTTGGTATCGAGATGGCAGAATTCAAGGTGCAGATCAAATGTATGTGGAACTCAGAAACAAGCGACTTTGAGAACTTTGCTGGTGAGGAAGAGCCTATGCACGAgaatgaagatgatgatgatgaggatgatgcaGAATAA
- the mrto4 gene encoding mRNA turnover protein 4 homolog isoform X2, translating into MRNNKLKDIRTAWKHSRFFFGKNKVMMIALGKGQTDEYKDNLHKVTKYLRGEVGVLFTNKTKEEVQEYFNHFKETDYARAGNQAQMDITLDEGPLEQFPHSMEPQLRQLGLPTALKKGVVTLLKDHEVCKEGDLLSPEQARILKLFGIEMAEFKVQIKCMWNSETSDFENFAGEEEPMHENEDDDDEDDAE; encoded by the exons ATGAGGAACAACAAGCTGAAAGACATCAGGACAGCATGGAAACACAGCAG ATTCTTCTTCGGCAAAAATAAAGTCATGATGATTGCCTTGGGTAAAGGGCAAACAGACGAATACAAAGATAATTTGCACAAG GTCACCAAGTATCTACGAGGAGAAGTGGGTGTACtattcacaaataaaacaaaggaggaggtACAAGA GTATTTCAACCATTTCAAAGAGACGGACTATGCACGGGCCGGCAACCAGGCACAGATGGACATCACTCTGGATGAGGGACCCCTGGAACAGTTTCCTCACTCAATGGAGCCCCAGTTGAGGCAATTGGGACTCCCCACTGCTCTCAAGAAAG GAGTGGTAACACTACTGAAGGACCATGAAGTGTGTAAGGAAGGAGATTTGCTGTCTCCTGAGCAAGCTCGTATCCTG AAACTCTTTGGTATCGAGATGGCAGAATTCAAGGTGCAGATCAAATGTATGTGGAACTCAGAAACAAGCGACTTTGAGAACTTTGCTGGTGAGGAAGAGCCTATGCACGAgaatgaagatgatgatgatgaggatgatgcaGAATAA
- the akr7a3 gene encoding aflatoxin B1 aldehyde reductase member 3 encodes MQRVTTGGLRTLRQSHIISDLLVHLPGPVARRNMSSSPVKRPVSLLGTMAFGGRADAEQSLAMVQTFLGRGHNHLDTAFMYVDGKSETAIGGMALPKTVSIATKANPWDGKTLKPESVRSQLETSLQRLRTDCVDLFYLHAPDHQNPIQDTLRACNELHKEGKFKEFGLSNYASWEVAEIVCLCRHNNWIAPTVYQGMYNATTRQVETELLPCLRYYGMRFYAYNPLAGGLLTGKYHYEDKDGSQPAGRFFGNNWAVAYQDRYWKKSQFQAIDVVLKALETVYGSEKPSLTSAAMRWMYHHSQLKGDFGDGVIIGMSSMEQLQQNLTAAEEGPLDERVVAAFDEAWNLVAHECPNYFR; translated from the exons ATGCAGCGGGTGACGACAGGAGGGCTGCGCACGCTCCGACAGAGCCACATTATCAGCGACCTGCTCGTACATTTGCCGGGGCCCGTGGCTCGTCGAAACATGTCGTCGTCTCCGGTGAAGCGGCCGGTTTCCTTGCTGGGAACCATGGCGTTCGGCGGCCGAGCTGACGCCGAGCAGAGCCTGGCGATGGTGCAGACTTTCCTGGGGAGGGGGCACAACCACCTGGACACGGCCTTCATGTACGTGGATGGGAAGTCAGAGACGGCCATAGGGGGCATGGCTCTCCCCAAAACAG TAAGCATCGCCACCAAGGCCAACCCCTGGGATGGGAAGACGCTGAAGCCAGAGAGTGTGCGCTCCCAGCTCGAAACCTCCCTTCAGAGGCTGCGAACCGACTGTGTGGACCTTTTCTACCTCCATGCCCCTGACCACCAAAACCCCATCCAGGATACTCTAAGGGCCTGCAATGAACTCCACAAAGAG GGAAAATTCAAGGAGTTCGGCCTGTCAAACTATGCATCATGGGAAGTGGCTGAAATTGTGTGCCTCTGCAGACACAACAACTGGATCGCTCCCACTGTTTATCAG GGGATGTACAATGCCACTACAAGACAGGTTGAGACAGAGTTGCTGCCATGTCTGAGATACTACGGAATGAGATTCTACGCATACAATCCCCTAGCAG GGGGCCTTCTGACAGGCAAGTATCATTACGAAGACAAAGATGGTTCCCAGCCTGCAGGACGATTCTTTGGTAACAACTGGGCCGTAGCATACCAGGACAG ATACTGGAAGAAAAGTCAGTTCCAGGCCATAGATGTGGTTCTAAAGGCCTTGGAGACAGTGTACGGCTCAGAAAAACCCAGCCTGACTTCTGCTGCCATGCGCTGGATGTACCACCATTCCCAACTTAAG GGTGATTTTGGAGATGGAGTCATCATCGGCATGTCAAGCATGGAGCAACTTCAGCAGAACTTGACTGCTGCAGAGGAGGGTCCTCTGGATGAGAGAGTGGTCGCTGCCTTTGATGAAGCCTGGAATCTTGTAGCCCACGAGTGTCCGAACTACTTCCGATGA